In one Drosophila pseudoobscura strain MV-25-SWS-2005 chromosome X, UCI_Dpse_MV25, whole genome shotgun sequence genomic region, the following are encoded:
- the jim gene encoding myeloid zinc finger 1 isoform X4 → MAINFSASFAACIAAGLKVPRQIMYCITQDSGQPYVLYKDSQDAERNPGALGASAAQWGSDMYPNIQQQAQQHLNAQQQQQQQQAQQQQNAAQAAAQAAAAAAAAGQPQSPPGGGQEPRDNGSGDGRQQQVSPSSSPYPSVQQQQQQQQRANAGGEEDAMNQLQQNSAPNQNQSSNDPQHSGSNPGEAGNPHVQQNGGGGGGPQGDPSNGFQTPDYYAPRHAAPQGGMLAPPGFPPLHYLNKSVLPMEQSGAGGGGGGGGEAYSLPELLPGQQNGQQNGNGGPSNANANEGAAAANGGATGAGVGAVSGVTTGGRTGNGPGRPHKNKPHSDLRLFKCLTCGKDFKQKSTLLQHDRIHTDARPFPCSECGKRFRQQSHLTQHLRIHANEKPFTCPYCSRSFRQRAILNQHIRIHSDVSPHLIFKNGPHPTLWPSDVPFPGEENDTKGDIAGAGGGYHDDDSQGTPDGSGGMHYPSYFKDGKGQKILPEVLQHIGVRPANMPLYVRCPICDKEFKQKTTLLQHGCIHIESRPYPCPECGKRFRQQSHLTQHLRIHTNEKPFGCMYCPRFFRQRTILNQHLRIHTGEKPYKCTQCGKDFRQKAILDQHTRTHQVGDRPFCCPMPNCRRRFATENEVTKHIDNHMNPNTTKVRRQQQQHQQQQQQQQQQQQQVQQQQQQQQQGNSNAVAQVASVANHLMNDAKSLAAQQFLNNNNPTAVDNKANILPVRSIAANAAAAAVVQQSVVKNELYFPQCYGPPFQHPFQTQQPQQPSVAHANGGPTTPVTVTVANSVAPGVVVQQNPSASVVAQ, encoded by the exons ATGGCCATCAACTTTTCGGCCTCGTTTGCGGCCTGCATAGCGGCAGGCCTGAAGGTGCCCCGCCAGATCATGTACTGCATTACCCAGGACTCGGGCCAGCCTTACGTCCTCTACAAGGACTCGCAGGACGCGGAGCGCAACCCGGGCGCCCTCGGGGCGAGCGCCGCCCAGTGGGGCAGCGACATGTACCCCAACATccagcagcaggcccagcagcacctcaacgcccagcagcagcaacagcagcagcaagcgcaacagcaacagaatgCGGCACAGGCTGCCGCCCAGGCCgccgcagcggctgcagcagcgggCCAGCCACAGAGTCCTCCGGGCGGGGGCCAGGAGCCCCGCGATAACGGCAGCGGCGACggccgccagcagcaggtgTCGCCCTCGTCCAGTCCGTATCCCTcggtccagcagcagcagcagcagcagcagcgggcgAATGCCGGCGGCGAGGAGGATGCCATGAACCAG CTTCAGCAGAACTCCGcgccaaaccaaaaccaaagcagCAACGACCCCCAACACTCCGGCTCGAATCCAGGGGAGGCGGGCAACCCGCACGTGCAGCAGAACgggggtggcggcggcggaccACAGGGCGATCCCAGCAATGGCTTCCAGACGCCCGACTACTATGCACCACGACACGCGGCGCCGCAGGGCGGGATGCTGGCTCCACCCGGCTTCCCGCCGCTCCACTATCTAAACAAGAGCGTCCTGCCGATGGAGCAGAGCGGGGCAGGGggcggaggaggcggtggcggcgagGCCTACTCGCTGCCGGAGCTGCTGCCGGGCCAGCAGAATGGCCAGCAGAACGGTAACGGCGGACCGTCGAACGCGAATGCCAATGAAGGCGCCGCGGCGGCCAACGGAGGGGCGACGGGTGCCGGTGTGGGGGCGGTTAGCGGAGTGACAACGGGCGGGCGGACGGGCAACGGTCCGGGGCGTCCGCACAAGAACAAGCCACACAGCGACCTGCGGCTGTTCAAGTGCCTCACCTGCGGCAAGGACTTCAAGCAGAAGAGCACACTGCTGCAGCACGACCGGATCCACACGGACGCGCGCCCCTTCCCGTGCTCGGAGTGCGGCAAGCGCTTCCGCCAGCAGTCGCACCTCACACAGCACCTGCGCATCCACGCCAACGAAAAGCCCTTCACCTGCCCGTACTGCTCGCGCAGCTTCCGCCAGCGCGCCATTCTCAACCAGCACATACGCATCCATTCGG ATGTCTCGCCACACCTCATCTTCAAGAACGGGCCGCACCCGACGCTGTGGCCCTCGGACGTGCCCTTTCCGGGAGAGGAGAACGATACGAAGGGAGACATTGCCGGTGCCGGCGGCGGATACCATGACGACGACTCCCAGGGCACGCCAGACGGCAGCGGGGGCATGCATTATCCCTCGTACTTCAAGGACGGCAAGG GTCAAAAGATACTGCCCGAGGTGCTGCAGCACATCGGTGTCCGTCCGGCGAACATGCCGCTCTACGTCCGGTGCCCCATCTGCGACAAGGAGTTCAAGCAGAAGACCACCCTGCTGCAGCACGGCTGCATCCACATCGAGTCGCGGCCGTATCCCTGCCCGGAGTGCGGCAAGCGCTTCCGCCAGCAGTCGCACCTCACGCAGCACCTGAGGATCCACACCAACGAGAAGCCCTTCGGCTGCATGTACTGTCCGCGCTTCTTCCGCCAGAGGACCATCCTCAACCAGCACTTGCGCATCCACACCGGCGAGAAGCCCTACAAGTGCACCCAGTGCGGCAAGGACTTCCGACAGAAGGCCATTCTGGACCAGCACACGCGCACCCACCAGGTA GGGGATCGACCCTTCTGCTGCCCGATGCCCAACTGCCGGCGACGCTTCGCCACCGAGAACGAGGTGACCAAGCACATCGACAACCACATGAATCCCAACACCACCAAGGTGcgacgccagcagcagcagcaccagcagcaacagcagcagcaacagcagcagcagcaacaggtgcagcagcaacagcagcagcagcagcagggcaacAGCAACGCGGTGGCACAGGTTGCCTCCGTGGCCAATCACCTGATGAACGACGCCAAGAGCCTGGCGGCCCAGCAGttcctcaacaacaacaacccgACGGCGGTGGACAACAAGGCCAACATCCTGCCGGTGCGGAGCATAGCGGCCAATGCCGCGGCCGCAGCCGTCGTCCAGCAGTCGGTGGTGAAGAACGAGCTGTACTTCCCTCAGTGCTATGGGCCGCCCTTCCAGCACCCCTTCCAGacgcagcagccacagcagcccaGCGTGGCACACGCGAACGGGGGGCCCACGACGCCGGTGACCGTCACGGTGGCCAATTCGGTGGCGCCCGGCGTGGTGGTGCAGCAGAACCCGTCCGCCTCCGTTGTGGCCCAGTGA